A stretch of the Sorangium aterium genome encodes the following:
- a CDS encoding EF-hand domain-containing protein, with amino-acid sequence MTLALFSNKTHSAIRRFVLGTFLATAVLAGGGAAYAANGTGDKPAPHQGQGKDARRQHGPKDPARLIKRFDKNGDGKLTVAELPEKAQRRLGKADTNKDGNLSAEELKAHAEQRMKDRQAKQKARFAKKDKNGDGFLTRDEVGEKRWERVKAADANRDGKLSPDELRAARGARKAPAAR; translated from the coding sequence TCCTCGGCACCTTCCTTGCAACGGCCGTCCTTGCCGGCGGCGGGGCGGCCTACGCGGCGAACGGCACGGGGGACAAGCCGGCGCCGCACCAGGGCCAGGGCAAGGATGCCCGCCGCCAGCACGGCCCGAAGGACCCGGCCCGCCTCATCAAGCGCTTCGATAAGAATGGCGACGGCAAGCTGACCGTCGCGGAGCTCCCCGAGAAGGCGCAGAGGCGGCTCGGCAAGGCGGACACGAACAAGGACGGCAACCTGTCGGCCGAGGAGCTCAAGGCGCACGCCGAGCAGCGCATGAAGGACCGGCAGGCGAAGCAGAAGGCGCGCTTCGCCAAGAAGGACAAGAACGGCGACGGCTTCCTCACCAGGGACGAGGTGGGCGAGAAGCGCTGGGAGCGGGTGAAGGCGGCGGACGCGAACCGCGACGGCAAGCTGAGCCCCGATGAGCTGCGCGCGGCGCGCGGCGCCCGCAAGGCCCCGGCAGCGCGGTAG